The following are encoded in a window of Haliaeetus albicilla chromosome 1, bHalAlb1.1, whole genome shotgun sequence genomic DNA:
- the SOD3 gene encoding extracellular superoxide dismutase [Cu-Zn]: MLLLLSLVTGLALSASGVMTAKETDPSQESFHDIQKKVNDLWQNLLHPVMPGNETDGMIYATCEMKPSSKIDADKPQVTGQVLFRQHYSHGRLEAIFYLDGFPLDNNQSGRAIHIHELGDLSNGCDSTEGHYNPFGVNHPRHPGDFGNFFPKEGKIRKYKTNLFATMFGPYSIMGRSVVIHEQEDDMGKGNNKASLENGNAGKRLACCVIGICNKNLWEDKLSEVTDKKKRGLNKRP; the protein is encoded by the coding sequence atgcttctgcttctttctctggtCACTGGGCTTGCCCTGTCTGCCTCTGGTGTCATGACAGCCAAAGAAACCGATCCAAGCCAAGAGTCATTTCATGACATACAGAAAAAAGTGAACGACCTCTGGCAGAATTTGCTCCACCCAGTAATGCCTGGTAATGAGACTGATGGGATGATTTACGCCACTTGTGAAATGAAACCCAGCTCCAAAATAGATGCTGACAAGCCACAAGTGACTGGACAAGTCTTATTCAGACAGCATTACTCACATGGAAGATTAGAAGCCATTTTTTACTTGGATGGGTTTCCGTTGGATAATAATCAATCTGGTAGAGCTATACATATCCACGAGCTTGGGGATCTCAGCAACGGCTGTGATTCTACAGAAGGACATTATAACCCTTTCGGTGTGAATCACCCCCGTCACCCAGGGGATTTTGgcaacttttttcctaaagaaggcaaaatcagaaaatacaaaacaaatctCTTTGCCACTATGTTTGGTCCATATTCCATCATGGGCAGATCCGTTGTGATCCATGAGCAGGAAGACGACATGGGCAAGGGCAACAATAAGGCCAgtttggaaaatggaaatgctggGAAACGTTTGGCTTGCTGCGTGATTGGGATATGCAACAAGAACTTGTGGGAAGACAAACTGTCTGAGGTTACAGACAAGAAGAAGAGAGGGCTCAACAAACGACCATAG